CGAAAGTGCTTGCTATTGCGGTGCCTGCAGCGGCGGTTTATCGCCAAGATAATATTTATTTGGTTGATAAGAATAATCGCTTAGTTTTAACTAAAGTAGAGCGTCTTGGCCAGTGGAAGAGCAATCAAGGGCAGCGTTATTTATTAGTGAATGCGGCAGGTATTAGTGATGATAGTCATATTTTAACTCAACACCTGCCTAATGCTCGGCAAGGCTTAAAAGTGAAGATGATCTTATGAGCGCTGGGCGGGGTTTTCTCGAATTATTTGTCAAACATCGAGTTCTTGGTAATGTGTTAATGCTGATGATGCTTGGCAGTGGTTTATGGGGTATTTGGAAATTAAATGCCCAGTTCTTACCCCATTTTGAGATGAATTATGTTTCAGTGACAGTGCCTTGGGCCAAAGCCAATGCGACGGATATTGAAGAGTCGGTGATTGTGCCACTTGAGCGAGAACTGCGTAGTGTTTCTTCAATCAAAAAAATGAATAGTGTGGCTTACAAAGGTGTTGGTGTTGTTATTTTAGAGTTTAAAGAAGGCACTGACATGGGGCGGGCGGTTGAACAGGTAAAAAACCAAGTCGCTCAAGTGCAAGGCTTACCTCAACAAGCAGAGGCCGCTAAGGTTAAACGCATAGAGCACTTTGAGCCGGTGGCACGCTTATTAATTACAGGGCCTGATAACCTTGCAGCATTAAGGAAATTAGCGCATCAATTTGAAAATCAATTGTTAGCACGCGGCATAGATAAAATTAGTTTAGTCGGCGTGCCAGACCAAGAAGTAGCAATTACGATATCCAGTCGTAACTTAACTAAATTACAGATGACTCATGAAGAAGTCGGAAAAATTATTGCAGAAGAAAATGCCCGTGCCGCATCTGGTAGTGCTGGTTTAAATGAGGTCAGTCGTGAGTTACGGGTAACTCGTCAGGCTAAAAAAAACTGAAGATTTTCTAGAGATTCCAATTAAAGCCAATGAGCAAGGCGGGCGAATAACACTTGGAGAAATTGCCCAAGTTGCTTTGCAGTCACAAGAACAAGAGGTGTTATTATTTTATCAAGGCAAGCCTGCTGTTGAGCTTTACGTGCAACGTAATGAGCAGGGCAATGCCTTACAGGCTGCAAAAATTTTAGAAAAGTGGCGTAGTGATTTGCAGCCTAAACTTGGCGAAAGTATTAAATTAACGATTTATGATGAACAATGGAAGATGATTGATCAGCGTTTATCCTTGTTGATTAATAATGGTGTTGCCGGTTTGGCCTTTATTTTAATTATTTTATTTATATTTTTAAATCGACGAGTAGCTTTTTGGATCGCCTTTGGCATTCCGATTTCGTTTATGGCAACTTTGGGGGTGCTCTATCTTATTGGCGGCAGTATCGATATGGTGACGATGTTTGCCTTGATTATGAGCTTGGGGATCATCGTTGATGATACCATCGTGGTTGGTGAAGATACCTTGGTGCATTATCAGCAAGGCAGAAATCCTGTCGAAGCGGCTGTTGCCGGTGCAATACGAATGTCTAAACCGGTGCTTGCTTCATCATTAACAACGATTGCAGCTTTCTTGCCGTTAATGCTGATCGGTGGCTTAATTGGTCAGATTTTGCAAATTATTCCAACGGTTGTCATCTGTGTGATTATCGCTTCATTATTAGAATGCTTTTTAGTTTTACCTGCGCATTTGAAAGTTAGCTTAGGGAATATGCACAAGGATAAAGCGGTGCCGTGGCGTCAGCGTTTTGATTGGCGCTATCAAAAATTTATCGATGGGCCATTGAGTCACTTTGTCGACTTTAGTTTAAAAAATCGCCAATTAATTATTGTGATTGGGGTTGCTGCTTTTGCAATTAGCATCGCATTGTTAGCGAGCGGCCGTGTGCCTTTTACTTTTTTCCCAACTCCCGATGGTAATGTCTTAAAGCTTAATGTCGGCTTTGTTGCAGGGACGCCACAAAAAAAGGTTAAACAGCTCTTACGTTATTCTGAGCAGCAATTAGAACAAATTAATCATGACTATCAAGCTAGAAATAATCAAGGATTTTTGGTATTAACAAATTTAGTTTTAGGAAAAACAGCAGACACTCAGGGAGATGAAAGTGAAAAGCGTGGTGATGTCTATGGTCACCTCAATGTTGAGTTGACGCCTGCAGATAATAGGAAAGTATCAAATCGCCAATTAATTGCTATTTGGAAAAACCATATTCAATTACCACCTCAAGTAGAGTCTTTTGAGATTACCGTTGTCAAAGGAGGGCCGCCTGGGCGGGATATTGATATTCGTTTGTCAGGTGCTACACCGATTGAACTTAAAAATGCTGCTTTAAAAGTACAGAGTGAGCTTGCAAAGTTTGCAGGCGTAATGAATATTACCGATGATTTACCTTTTGGTCAGGAGCAATGGTTGTTTGAATTAAAACCAGCCGCTAAAACCGTTGGTTTAACAATCAATGATATCGCTAGGCAGGTGCAGCATGCATATTCAGGTTATCAGGTACAACTACTATCGCAAGGGCGTGATGAAATTGAGGTAAATATCCGCCTACCAAATGCAGAACGTTATAATTTAGCTAGTTTAAAATATCTCCCTATTAAGACAAAGTCGAGTATTGGCACGATGTTACCTTTAGAGGATTTAGTGACGATTAAAAGTGTCGCCGGTTTTGAGGAACTGCGTCACAGTGCTGGGGAAATCAGTGTGCACGTAACCGCAGAGGTTAATGCTGAGCTTGCTAATGCCAATAAAGTATTAGCAGAGTTAAAAGTAGGCGTTTTGAAAAAGATAGCAAGCCAGGATAATATTCAAGTTTCTTTTGCTGGTCGCTCACAAGAGCAAAAAGAAACATTAAACGATATGCTCTTTGGGGCGGGTCTTGCGTTGATTTTTATTTATTTAATTTTAGTAGTCATGTTTTCATCATATAGCTGGCCATTATTTGTGATGTCAATTATCCCATTAAGTTTAAGTGGGGCAATTTTTGGACACTGGTTATTAGGCTATGATATGACAATTTTATCTTTATTTGGCTTATTTGGTTTGGCAGGTATTGTGACCAATGATTCGATTATTTTAGTGAGCTTTTATAAAAATATGAAAGGCCAGGCGCATTCCTTATCAGACGCGTTGGCATCGGCGATCAAACAGCGTTTTCGTGCGGTATTTTTAACGTCGATTACAACGATTGCCGGTTTATTGCCTTTATTGTTTGAAACCTCATTGCAGGCAAAATTTTTAATTCCGATGGCAGTGTCTATTACTTTTGGTTTGGCATGGTCGCTATTTTTAATTTTATTTTTATTGCCAGCTTTATTGCTAAGCTATGAAGAGTCAAGTTGGCGACATAAAATTAAGCGTAAGCTAAAGCATTATTCATTATTTTAATAAAAAACGCTGTTGACAGTGATAAATGCTGCCTTTAGCAGTTTGCTCGCTACTAAAAAGAGCAAACGACTCTGCTAAAAAATATTCATTAACTGATTGATTAGACTTATTTACCTGTTTTAAAAATTTATCTTTTTTTTGATGATTAATATTTTTAAGGCGCGCAAGAGTAATATGAGGCTTAAAATGTGAGTGGGAATAATCGGTAATATTTAGTATTTTTGCCGATTGTTGGCAAAGTTTGGCAAGTTGAGTTAATGTAATAATTGGCTCGGCTTTTATGGCGAAAATAGTTTGAGAGTGGCCTGTTTTTAAAAAGTAAGGTGAAGATAAACTAACAGTTTGCGGTTTTAATGAATTTAGGTGCAGCTGATTATTTACCTCTTCGATTAATGGCCCAATCAGTGTTGTTTTAACAGCGCCGAGGAAGGCGAGGGTAATGTGGTAATTTTCTTTAGGAATCCATTTGACTTTTTTGGTTGTTGTTGATATTTGGGCTTTATGCTGGATTGTGTAATTTGCCAGCACATCAGCACTTTTCTCAGGTAGGCTTAAAGCAAAAAATAATCGTTGTGTTGTTATTTTTATCATAAGAGTAAGATATAACATAAACTAACTATAATTCACCCAGTATAGCAAAGAGAT
This genomic stretch from Piscirickettsia litoralis harbors:
- a CDS encoding efflux RND transporter permease subunit, with amino-acid sequence MSAGRGFLELFVKHRVLGNVLMLMMLGSGLWGIWKLNAQFLPHFEMNYVSVTVPWAKANATDIEESVIVPLERELRSVSSIKKMNSVAYKGVGVVILEFKEGTDMGRAVEQVKNQVAQVQGLPQQAEAAKVKRIEHFEPVARLLITGPDNLAALRKLAHQFENQLLARGIDKISLVGVPDQEVAITISSRNLTKLQMTHEEVGKIIAEENARAASGSAGLNEVSRELRVTRQAKKN
- a CDS encoding efflux RND transporter permease subunit — its product is MKANEQGGRITLGEIAQVALQSQEQEVLLFYQGKPAVELYVQRNEQGNALQAAKILEKWRSDLQPKLGESIKLTIYDEQWKMIDQRLSLLINNGVAGLAFILIILFIFLNRRVAFWIAFGIPISFMATLGVLYLIGGSIDMVTMFALIMSLGIIVDDTIVVGEDTLVHYQQGRNPVEAAVAGAIRMSKPVLASSLTTIAAFLPLMLIGGLIGQILQIIPTVVICVIIASLLECFLVLPAHLKVSLGNMHKDKAVPWRQRFDWRYQKFIDGPLSHFVDFSLKNRQLIIVIGVAAFAISIALLASGRVPFTFFPTPDGNVLKLNVGFVAGTPQKKVKQLLRYSEQQLEQINHDYQARNNQGFLVLTNLVLGKTADTQGDESEKRGDVYGHLNVELTPADNRKVSNRQLIAIWKNHIQLPPQVESFEITVVKGGPPGRDIDIRLSGATPIELKNAALKVQSELAKFAGVMNITDDLPFGQEQWLFELKPAAKTVGLTINDIARQVQHAYSGYQVQLLSQGRDEIEVNIRLPNAERYNLASLKYLPIKTKSSIGTMLPLEDLVTIKSVAGFEELRHSAGEISVHVTAEVNAELANANKVLAELKVGVLKKIASQDNIQVSFAGRSQEQKETLNDMLFGAGLALIFIYLILVVMFSSYSWPLFVMSIIPLSLSGAIFGHWLLGYDMTILSLFGLFGLAGIVTNDSIILVSFYKNMKGQAHSLSDALASAIKQRFRAVFLTSITTIAGLLPLLFETSLQAKFLIPMAVSITFGLAWSLFLILFLLPALLLSYEESSWRHKIKRKLKHYSLF
- the thpR gene encoding RNA 2',3'-cyclic phosphodiesterase — protein: MIKITTQRLFFALSLPEKSADVLANYTIQHKAQISTTTKKVKWIPKENYHITLAFLGAVKTTLIGPLIEEVNNQLHLNSLKPQTVSLSSPYFLKTGHSQTIFAIKAEPIITLTQLAKLCQQSAKILNITDYSHSHFKPHITLARLKNINHQKKDKFLKQVNKSNQSVNEYFLAESFALFSSEQTAKGSIYHCQQRFLLK